The proteins below are encoded in one region of Aquisphaera giovannonii:
- a CDS encoding YfjI family protein — translation MPGDRVRMPGGKTGTVRSADGTFVSVRTDGAGGRGPRIRSCRADRLISLDEEEREEIAKLEDAEIVDRWPRIRPEAFRGIAGEVVELAGPHTEADPVAVLVQFLVAVANMIGRGPHFRVAGTEHHLNLFACLVGATGSARKGTSWDVVRFVLRPVDPSWADARVRNGLVSGEGLIHNVRDRRVERKEVVTGSGANRSRSVEAVMIDAGVDDKRLMIVEAEFARTLKAMAPRGNTLSDVLRLAWEGGTLSGMSKHAPETATAAHLSVLGHVTREDLQRHLADEDMANGFGNRFLWLCARRSKELPGGGNLEGVDWGPVREEIEAIRAFAANPTGTDDAPVLILRRDDPAEELWRRMYTELTADKPGLVGNLLSRAAAQVMRLACIYAVLDRSPVVSLPHLEAARAVWDYCEASARYIFGDAHGDPDAERLLAALGQAPEGLTRTEISRVFQGNRTSAWIGNLLGRLLSEGTIHRRGGADRRGRAQERWHAGRSSGPRA, via the coding sequence ATGCCGGGCGACCGGGTCCGCATGCCCGGCGGCAAGACGGGGACCGTCCGGTCCGCGGATGGAACGTTTGTCTCCGTCCGGACGGACGGCGCAGGGGGCCGCGGGCCTCGCATCAGATCGTGCCGGGCGGATCGGCTGATCTCGCTCGACGAGGAGGAGCGGGAGGAGATCGCGAAGCTGGAGGACGCGGAGATCGTCGATCGCTGGCCGAGGATCCGGCCGGAGGCCTTCCGCGGCATCGCGGGCGAGGTCGTCGAGCTCGCGGGGCCGCACACCGAGGCCGACCCCGTCGCCGTGCTGGTCCAGTTCCTCGTCGCCGTGGCGAACATGATCGGCCGCGGGCCGCACTTCCGGGTCGCCGGCACGGAGCACCACCTGAACCTCTTCGCCTGCCTGGTCGGCGCGACGGGCAGCGCCCGGAAGGGCACGTCGTGGGACGTCGTGCGATTCGTACTCAGGCCGGTCGATCCGTCGTGGGCCGACGCCCGCGTCCGGAACGGGCTCGTCTCCGGCGAGGGGCTGATCCACAACGTCCGCGACCGTCGGGTGGAGAGGAAGGAGGTCGTGACGGGCAGCGGGGCGAACAGGTCGCGGTCGGTCGAGGCCGTGATGATCGATGCCGGCGTCGACGACAAGCGGCTGATGATCGTTGAGGCGGAGTTCGCGCGGACGCTCAAGGCGATGGCCCCGCGGGGCAATACCCTCAGTGACGTGCTCCGACTGGCGTGGGAAGGTGGGACACTCTCCGGGATGAGCAAGCACGCCCCCGAGACCGCGACCGCCGCGCACCTCTCGGTCCTAGGCCACGTCACCCGCGAGGACCTCCAGCGTCACCTCGCCGATGAAGATATGGCGAACGGCTTCGGCAATCGATTCCTGTGGCTTTGCGCCCGGCGATCGAAGGAGCTGCCCGGCGGCGGGAACCTGGAGGGCGTCGACTGGGGCCCTGTCCGCGAGGAGATCGAGGCGATCAGGGCGTTCGCAGCCAACCCGACCGGGACGGATGACGCCCCCGTCCTCATCCTGCGTCGCGACGACCCGGCCGAAGAGCTCTGGCGGCGGATGTACACGGAGCTCACCGCGGACAAGCCCGGCCTCGTCGGCAATCTCCTCTCCCGGGCCGCCGCCCAGGTGATGCGGCTCGCGTGCATCTACGCCGTGCTGGACCGGTCGCCGGTCGTCTCGCTCCCGCACCTCGAGGCCGCCAGGGCCGTCTGGGACTACTGCGAGGCGTCCGCCCGATACATCTTCGGCGACGCCCACGGCGACCCCGACGCGGAGAGGCTGCTGGCCGCGCTCGGGCAGGCCCCCGAGGGGCTGACCCGCACGGAGATCTCGCGGGTCTTCCAGGGGAACAGGACGTCCGCGTGGATAGGCAATCTGCTCGGCAGGCTACTGTCCGAGGGGACCATCCACCGGCGAGGGGGCGCCGACAGGCGAGGCCGGGCACAGGAACGCTGGCACGCGGGACGATCGTCCGGGCCGCGAGCGTGA
- a CDS encoding DEAD/DEAH box helicase: MADGRSTAGRRDGGGSGGRIPPHAVLVPDRQPAGWRLPFPHQAEAWEALDAADARAGGGPLQGLVVMPTGSGKTFTAMTWAMGRAVGRGDRVIWLAHSGLLLEQAADAAHRAVGRAWGRDRVSVRIVSGSHCPPSHIGDGDDVVACSIPSLLRHRGHAARLLGAPGALLVVDEAHHAAAASYRELLGLLPDHRRLIGLTATPTRTRRDERPVLAGLFGGRIIHRVEHDVLVERGVLARPIPVRVSTGVRLDGLLGPDDLRLLEEHGHLDAATLRRLGRIEARNQLVVDHYLARRDRYGRSLVFAGSVDHAALLADRLARAGVRADYVAARRPDGGDDRSALDRFRDPGGDLEVLVSVGKLAEGADLPLTRTVILASPTGSEIRLRQMVGRALRGPAVGGTEHAYLVAFEDEGRLLGRRLDPSRLAPDLFGPAAPRPPAGRRARTVAGPPRAARPPWPEAVAAARDLRGRSPAASTRAEEAAPSRWYVLRPGGPDAPARTALAYGDQVGCWEGAIAHLAALPRGDLGRVDWRAARDRFFAGRAWPEPAPDDLDDLVAHYRATGLAPRGFDREARAACEPAALARLIRDGDLGERSRLELLEGRYGELAAAIYPTPRSFREAVDLELHLLFHPEERPGGPGPDPVFEEASGPGRGGRREAAVAARPGPEASPGPSRPGRRRARAGGPADPLPADGPRPPR, encoded by the coding sequence ATGGCGGACGGGCGATCGACGGCGGGGCGGCGGGACGGCGGCGGGTCGGGCGGGCGCATCCCGCCGCATGCGGTCCTGGTACCCGACCGCCAGCCCGCGGGATGGCGGCTGCCTTTCCCGCACCAGGCCGAGGCCTGGGAGGCGCTCGACGCGGCGGACGCCCGGGCGGGGGGCGGCCCGCTCCAGGGGCTGGTGGTGATGCCGACGGGCTCGGGCAAGACCTTCACGGCCATGACCTGGGCCATGGGCCGCGCCGTCGGCCGGGGCGACAGGGTGATTTGGCTCGCGCACAGCGGGCTGCTTCTGGAGCAGGCCGCGGACGCCGCGCACCGCGCCGTCGGCCGGGCGTGGGGCCGGGATCGGGTCTCCGTGCGGATCGTCTCCGGCTCGCACTGCCCGCCGTCCCATATCGGGGACGGGGACGACGTGGTCGCCTGCTCGATCCCGTCGCTGCTCCGCCACCGCGGGCATGCGGCCCGCCTGCTGGGGGCCCCGGGCGCCCTGTTGGTCGTCGACGAGGCCCACCACGCGGCCGCCGCCTCGTATCGCGAGCTGCTGGGGCTGCTGCCGGACCATCGCCGCCTGATCGGCCTGACGGCGACGCCGACCCGCACGCGGCGCGACGAGAGGCCCGTCCTGGCCGGCCTCTTCGGCGGGCGCATCATCCACCGGGTCGAGCACGACGTCCTGGTCGAGCGGGGCGTCCTGGCGCGACCGATCCCGGTCCGCGTGTCGACGGGGGTCCGGCTCGACGGCCTGCTCGGGCCCGACGACCTCCGGCTCCTCGAGGAGCATGGGCACCTCGACGCCGCGACCCTCCGTCGCCTGGGGCGGATCGAGGCCCGGAACCAGCTGGTGGTCGATCACTATTTGGCTCGGCGGGATCGGTATGGCCGGAGCCTGGTCTTCGCCGGCTCGGTGGACCACGCCGCCCTGCTCGCCGACCGGCTCGCTCGGGCCGGCGTGCGTGCCGATTATGTCGCCGCACGTCGGCCGGACGGCGGCGACGACCGGTCGGCGCTGGACCGCTTCCGCGACCCGGGCGGGGACCTGGAGGTCCTCGTGAGCGTCGGCAAGCTGGCCGAGGGGGCGGACCTGCCGCTCACGCGGACGGTGATCCTGGCCAGCCCGACCGGCAGCGAGATCCGCCTGAGGCAGATGGTCGGCCGGGCGCTGCGGGGCCCGGCCGTCGGCGGCACCGAGCACGCGTACCTCGTCGCGTTCGAGGACGAGGGCCGGCTCCTGGGCCGTCGCCTCGACCCCTCCCGCCTCGCGCCCGATCTCTTCGGCCCCGCGGCCCCCCGGCCGCCCGCCGGCCGGAGGGCCCGGACCGTGGCCGGGCCGCCCCGGGCGGCGCGGCCGCCCTGGCCGGAGGCCGTCGCGGCGGCCCGCGACCTGCGCGGCCGCTCGCCCGCCGCCTCGACCCGCGCCGAGGAGGCCGCCCCCTCGCGGTGGTACGTCCTGCGACCCGGCGGGCCCGATGCGCCGGCGCGCACGGCCCTGGCGTACGGCGACCAGGTCGGGTGCTGGGAGGGGGCGATCGCCCACCTCGCCGCCCTGCCGCGCGGGGACCTCGGTCGCGTGGACTGGCGCGCAGCCCGCGACCGATTCTTCGCCGGCCGGGCCTGGCCGGAGCCGGCCCCCGACGACCTGGACGACCTGGTCGCGCACTACAGGGCCACGGGGCTCGCCCCCCGGGGCTTCGACCGCGAGGCGCGGGCCGCGTGCGAGCCGGCCGCCCTGGCCCGCCTGATCCGCGACGGGGACCTCGGGGAGCGTTCCCGGCTGGAGCTGCTCGAGGGCCGCTACGGCGAGCTCGCCGCGGCCATCTACCCGACGCCCCGTTCCTTCCGCGAGGCCGTCGACCTGGAGCTCCACCTGCTTTTCCACCCCGAGGAGAGGCCCGGCGGCCCCGGCCCCGACCCGGTGTTCGAGGAGGCATCCGGCCCGGGGAGGGGCGGGCGACGCGAGGCGGCCGTCGCGGCCCGCCCCGGCCCCGAGGCGAGCCCGGGGCCGTCGCGACCGGGCCGACGCCGGGCCCGCGCCGGCGGCCCCGCCGACCCGCTGCCCGCCGACGGCCCTCGCCCGCCGCGATGA
- a CDS encoding MerR family transcriptional regulator: MRDWVDDAVAWLQDLAGRLDAAADRLEAAAMAHGGREGSVRQSRPAGGDEAGDGRHSVAGDIAAAILERLEAVESALAELVARDLRKAYYSCEEFGRRVGLSPATVRKYCAQGGLLAEKKKTAAYSAKAEWAIPHAEIERFQREGRLLPKPGKPGP; this comes from the coding sequence ATGCGTGACTGGGTCGACGACGCGGTGGCGTGGCTCCAGGACCTGGCCGGCCGGCTCGACGCCGCCGCGGACCGGCTCGAGGCCGCGGCCATGGCGCACGGCGGGCGGGAGGGTAGCGTCCGCCAATCCCGGCCGGCCGGGGGCGACGAGGCCGGCGACGGTCGCCACTCCGTCGCCGGCGATATTGCGGCCGCGATCCTCGAGCGCCTGGAGGCCGTCGAGTCGGCGCTCGCGGAGCTCGTGGCGCGCGACCTCCGGAAGGCCTACTACTCCTGCGAGGAGTTCGGCCGCCGCGTCGGCCTCTCCCCGGCCACGGTCCGCAAGTACTGCGCGCAGGGGGGCCTGCTGGCCGAGAAGAAGAAGACCGCCGCCTACAGCGCGAAGGCGGAGTGGGCGATCCCCCACGCCGAGATCGAGCGCTTCCAGCGGGAGGGCAGGCTGCTCCCGAAGCCCGGGAAGCCCGGCCCCTGA
- a CDS encoding ribbon-helix-helix domain-containing protein: MDRTSLTRTSFHIRRDQLDALRTHARETGIPASFVIRRGIDLALGGRHRPAGREAAPPRGDEGGEDARGTPPGSAGPGAGAPSA, from the coding sequence ATGGATAGGACGTCGCTGACGCGCACATCGTTCCACATCCGGCGGGACCAGCTGGACGCGCTGCGGACCCACGCCCGCGAGACCGGGATCCCGGCGAGCTTCGTCATAAGGCGGGGGATCGACCTGGCCCTCGGCGGCCGCCATCGGCCGGCGGGCCGGGAGGCGGCCCCGCCGCGGGGCGACGAGGGCGGCGAGGACGCCCGGGGCACGCCCCCGGGATCGGCCGGGCCGGGGGCGGGCGCCCCGTCGGCGTGA
- a CDS encoding BRO-N domain-containing protein, translating into MGRGMGERQSGGEPGNNGHMRRDASIQDLAAAIILAPQGAIAAAAGEIAAGISSFLFDGVEIRVIMWGGRPWFVAADVCRPLDIRNSRTAILTLDEDEKMTVANTYSHSGSRGGPQSLQVVSESGLYALIFKSRKPQAKRVRRWVTDEVLPAIRRTGSYGAPGAIALAERGAHVEPAAAASSPMMALFHHCGHPLRGIRRGPRPRDVVFPIRDVCHATGSPRLVTSYEFLSPDQRMTVDVPDRTFDDVLVDAVTSMGVYVLFGKSRSPGRYAFIAWFTNVVLPAIRAHDEGGPAGPEVLEVLREQAKVQAALAEASRRRLLPRIRRPSRPRSPACARTWGRWSAARSSWEAGRPAAARGG; encoded by the coding sequence ATGGGGCGTGGTATGGGCGAGCGGCAATCAGGGGGCGAGCCCGGCAACAACGGGCACATGCGCCGGGACGCGTCGATCCAGGACCTGGCGGCGGCAATCATCCTGGCGCCGCAGGGGGCGATCGCAGCCGCGGCTGGCGAGATCGCTGCGGGCATCTCGTCGTTCCTGTTCGACGGGGTCGAGATCCGCGTCATCATGTGGGGCGGCAGGCCGTGGTTCGTCGCTGCGGATGTGTGCCGGCCGCTCGACATACGGAACTCGCGGACCGCGATCCTGACGCTGGACGAGGACGAGAAAATGACTGTAGCTAATACCTACAGTCATTCCGGGTCCCGCGGCGGCCCCCAGTCGCTCCAGGTCGTCAGCGAGTCGGGGCTATATGCCCTGATCTTCAAGAGCCGGAAGCCGCAGGCGAAGCGGGTCCGCCGCTGGGTGACCGACGAGGTCCTCCCGGCCATCCGCCGGACCGGCAGCTACGGGGCCCCGGGGGCGATCGCGCTCGCGGAGCGCGGGGCGCACGTCGAGCCGGCCGCGGCGGCTTCCTCGCCGATGATGGCCCTGTTCCACCACTGCGGCCACCCCCTTCGGGGCATCCGCCGCGGCCCGCGTCCGCGGGACGTCGTCTTCCCGATCCGGGACGTCTGCCACGCCACGGGCTCGCCCAGGCTGGTCACCTCGTACGAGTTCCTGAGCCCGGACCAGCGGATGACCGTCGACGTCCCCGACCGCACCTTCGACGACGTTTTGGTCGACGCGGTCACAAGCATGGGCGTCTACGTGCTCTTCGGCAAGAGCCGCAGCCCCGGCCGGTACGCGTTCATCGCGTGGTTCACCAACGTGGTGCTGCCGGCGATCCGGGCGCACGACGAGGGCGGCCCGGCGGGCCCGGAGGTCCTCGAGGTCCTCCGCGAGCAGGCGAAGGTCCAGGCCGCCCTGGCCGAGGCGAGCAGGCGAAGGCTTCTGCCCCGCATCCGGCGGCCGTCAAGGCCGAGGTCGCCGGCCTGCGCGAGGACCTGGGGGCGGTGGTCGGCCGCTCGATCGAGCTGGGAGGCGGGCAGGCCCGCCGCGGCAAGGGGTGGCTGA
- a CDS encoding helix-turn-helix domain-containing protein has translation MSGPRHLTREQLEERRLEAGRLLRDDWFSQAEIVRRLDVSRAAASQWAKRLREGTHGRAALRRRARSGRPARLTDQQWREFLNVLPRGTREAGSQTERWILPKIRVVI, from the coding sequence ATGTCGGGACCAAGACATCTCACCCGCGAACAACTCGAAGAACGCCGTCTCGAGGCAGGACGTCTGCTCCGCGACGACTGGTTCTCCCAGGCCGAGATCGTTCGCCGATTGGATGTCAGCCGCGCGGCCGCCAGCCAATGGGCCAAACGCCTGCGAGAGGGCACTCACGGTCGGGCGGCGTTGAGGCGCCGGGCCAGGTCGGGCCGACCGGCCCGATTGACGGACCAGCAGTGGCGAGAGTTCCTCAATGTCCTCCCCCGAGGTACCCGCGAGGCCGGCTCCCAGACCGAGCGATGGATCTTGCCCAAGATCCGCGTCGTCATCTGA